One region of Gorilla gorilla gorilla isolate KB3781 chromosome 15, NHGRI_mGorGor1-v2.1_pri, whole genome shotgun sequence genomic DNA includes:
- the OR4K17 gene encoding olfactory receptor 4K17: MMESMKLLNQSQVSEFILLGLTSSQDIEFLLFALFSVIYVVTVLGNLLIIVTVFNTSNLNTPMYFLLGNLSFVDMTLASFATPKMILNLLKKQKIISFAGCFTQIFLLHLLGGVEMVLLVSMAFDRYVAICKPLHYMTIMNKKVCVLLVVTSWLLGLLHSGLQIPFAVNLPFCGPNVVDSIFCDLPLVTKLACIDTYFVQIVIVANSGIISLSCFIILLISYSLILITIKNHSPTGQSKARSTLTAHITVVILFFGPCIFIYIWPFSNHSVDKFLAVFYTIITPILNPVIYTLRNKEMKISMKKLWRAFVNSREDT; the protein is encoded by the coding sequence ATGATGGAGTCCATGAAACTATTAAATCAATCTCAAGTGTCAGAATTCATTTTGCTGGGACTGACCAGCTCCCAGGATATAGAGTTTCTTCTCTTTGCCCTCTTCTCGGTTATCTATGTGGTCACAGTTTTGGGTAACCTTCTTATTATAGTCACAGTGTTTAACACCTCTAACCTGAATACTCCTATGTATTTTCTCCTTGGTAATCTCTCTTTTGTAGATATGACCCTTGCTTCCTTTGCCACCCCTAAGATGATTCTGAACTTGTTAAAAAAGCagaagataatttcttttgctgggtGCTTCACTCagatatttctccttcacttgttgGGTGGGGTTGAAATGGTACTGTTGGTCTCCATGGCTTTTGACAGATATGTGGCCATTTGTAAGCCCCTACACTACATGACCATCATGAACAAGAAGGTATGTGTTTTGCTTGTAGTGACCTCATGGCTCCTGGGTCTCCTTCACTCAGGGCTTCAGATACCCTTTGCTGTGAACTTGCCCTTTTGTGGTCCCAATGTGGTAGACAGCATTTTTTGTGACCTCCCTTTGGTTACTAAGCTTGCCTGTATAGACACATATTTTGTACAAATAGTCATTGTTGCCAACAGTGGCATAATCTCCCTGAGCTGTTTCATTATTTTGCTTATCTCCTACAGTCTGATCCTCATAACCATTAAGAACCACTCTCCTACTGGGCAATCTAAAGCCCGTTCCACTTTGACTGCTCACATCACAGTGGTGATTCTCTTCTTTGGCCCATGCATCTTTATCTATATCTGGCCCTTCAGCAACCACTCTGTAGATAAGTTCCTTGCTGTATTTTACACCATCATCACTCCTATCTTGAATCCAGTTATCTATACTCtgagaaacaaagaaatgaagatatCCATGAAAAAACTCTGGAGAGCTTTTGTGAATTCTAGAGAAGATACttag